Genomic segment of bacterium:
CCAGATACCTGGAGGCGATCTCGGATTTCCGGGAGTTTTTGGATCGTTACCCGGACAATGAGCACGCCTCCGAGGCCAGGCGAGCCATTGCCGAGATCCTGGAAACCAAGGTTCGGGACTGCCGTCGAGCCATTGTAGAGTACCAGCGTCTCATCGACGACTACGAGACGGTGGTCGGGGACGACCTGTTCCAGTACCGGATCGCCGGCTGTTACTACGACCTGCTGGATTTCGAGCAGGCCAGGCTGGAGTTCACCAGGCTTATCAACAACTATCCGGCCAGCAACCTGGTGGATGACGCTTACTATCAGATCGCCAACATCTTTCAGACCCAGGGTGCCCTGAATAATGCCGAGGCTGCGTACCGCCTCTACCTATCGCGCTATCCGGATGGAGATCTGGGCATCGACGCCCGGTTCAACCTCGCGGCGACCCTCGAGGAAAGGGAACAACTGGAGGAGGCCCTTGTCCTTTACAACGAAATCTTCCCCGAATACCCCAACAAGGAGGCCATCTCCTGGAGATTGGAGAAGGCGAGGAAGCGGCTGGAAGAAAGGGGCAGATAAAAAAGGTTGGATTGCCAGGGACTGAGTGGAGAACTCCGTTTGATTCTGGCAACCGGACCTTTTTTATTCGAACATCCTGCTTTCCTGCTCCAGAACCCGGATAAAGGTGGTGCGCTTGGTCAGTTCCTTGAGGGCCTTGGCACCCACATAGGTGCAGGCGGACCGAACGCCGCCGAGGATGTCCTTGACCGTGTTCTCGATGGGCCCCATGTAAGGAACTTCTACGGTTTTCCCCTCCGAGGCCCTGTAGTCGGCGACCCCCCCGGAGTGCTTCTCCATGGCTGTAGCAGAACTCATCCCGTAAAACAGCTTGTAACTTTTGCCGCCGCGCTCACGGAGTTGGCCTCCGCACTCGTCGTGGCCTGCGAACATCCCTCCGATCATGACAAAATCTGCGCCTGCCCCGAACGCCTTGGCCACATCCCCGGCACAGGCGCACCCCCCGTCGGAGATGATCCGGCCTCCAAGCCCGTGGGCGGCATCGGCACACTCGATGACCGCCGACAGCTGGGGGTATCCCACCCCGGCCTTTATCCGGGTGGTACAGACGGAGCCCGGGCCTATCCCCACCTTGACGATGTCGGCCCCGGAAAGGAGCAGCTCTTCCACCATCTCCCCGGAAACAACGTTCCCCGCGGCGATGGTCTTGTCCGGAAAGGCCTGCCGTACCTCATGAACGTACTCGACGAAGGCCTCGGCGTAACCGTTAGCCACGTCCACGCAGATGAACTCGAGTTCCGGATAGGCGGCCACGATCTTTCCCAGTCTTGACAGGTCCTCGGCCGAACTGCCGCAGCTGACCATGATCCTCTGGAAAATTCCGCAGTCACGACCATCCAGAAATTGAGCCCACTGCCTGTCGTCATAGTGCTTGTGGATGGCAGTGAGCATACCGTGGCCTGCGAGGACCTCGGCCACCTCGAAGGTGCCGATGGTGTCCATGTTGGCGGCCATGACCGGGACACCGGTCCATTCCTTCCCGCTGTGCAGGAAGGTGTATGTC
This window contains:
- a CDS encoding tetratricopeptide repeat protein; amino-acid sequence: MRKFFLISLIVIMAVGLVAAGFFSYRSREQALYEQAMTALDENLSGAAVEYLTAFLVKYPESPLYSEALRQRASIYHTYQSRYLEAISDFREFLDRYPDNEHASEARRAIAEILETKVRDCRRAIVEYQRLIDDYETVVGDDLFQYRIAGCYYDLLDFEQARLEFTRLINNYPASNLVDDAYYQIANIFQTQGALNNAEAAYRLYLSRYPDGDLGIDARFNLAATLEEREQLEEALVLYNEIFPEYPNKEAISWRLEKARKRLEERGR
- a CDS encoding GMP reductase, translating into MRVETDIKMGFKDVLIRPKRSTMKSRALVDLERTYTFLHSGKEWTGVPVMAANMDTIGTFEVAEVLAGHGMLTAIHKHYDDRQWAQFLDGRDCGIFQRIMVSCGSSAEDLSRLGKIVAAYPELEFICVDVANGYAEAFVEYVHEVRQAFPDKTIAAGNVVSGEMVEELLLSGADIVKVGIGPGSVCTTRIKAGVGYPQLSAVIECADAAHGLGGRIISDGGCACAGDVAKAFGAGADFVMIGGMFAGHDECGGQLRERGGKSYKLFYGMSSATAMEKHSGGVADYRASEGKTVEVPYMGPIENTVKDILGGVRSACTYVGAKALKELTKRTTFIRVLEQESRMFE